AACGTACAAAGAGATACATCTGTGCCTGTCTGTGCCTTTCGTTTTTGTTCTCCCCAGTATAAAGCAACTTGACAAGTACAGTCAGCTGATCTTGGCAAACTCCACTGCAGCAGATACAGGTGAATATagctgctggcttcagctgtgCAACGCTAAAAAATGCAGGAAAGATGAGACTAAAACAGGTTCAACGTACATCTTTTTCACAGGTAATTAACTCACTAGGGGATTACTAATGGAAATACATTTGCTAGTAAGACAGGAATAATGCTGCATCAGCAATTTCATCatcaagaattttcttcctcaattttcatcttcttttagTGGATGTTAAGGAAGACAGGGATGGTGAGTAGAGGAAAAACTACTTGCCTAGTGTGATTTGTGAGTCCATTTTCTTTATGGATTATGCTGAAGTCATATATATGAAATGGAACATCTCTTTCTAGTAGTATCTATAtcaccagtgctgctgtgttgttttttttttttcctgtgtgtcaCTCTTTAAACTAAACAGAATTAGATCCAGATGAGTATTTGGAAACTTAAATCTTAAgaatttattctttatttcttaggattaaaaaaaaattgattacacttttatttttgatttaatgtttttaaatgcaagCTATGTAAATACATACTCAGATTAGAAAaggtggttttgttcttttgtatgtgcatatttaaaacaaaaagcattGGGTTCATTTTAgtgttgctcagagctcttttGTCATAtgtgctttctcttctttctgttaAACCAATTATTCTTGGTTAAGTATAAGAGTTATTCTAACTATATCACCTCTTCTGCACAGATAAAGAGGAACTTTTTGTACCTACTCCCAGTTATTTTGAGATTGTCTATCTGAACCCAGATAAACCTGCAGTCATCCCATGCCGTGTTACTACTCCTTCAGCAAAAGTTACTCTACACAGGGAATTTCCAGCAGAAGAAATTGAAACCGATGGAACTGATATCATCTATGATATGAAGAAGGGTTTTGTCTACCAGCACCCTACTTTTGATCATAAAGGTATTGTCTACTGCAAAGCAGAGTCGCAGGGAGCACCTCAGATTTCCATCAAGTATCATCTCCTGTATGTGGAAGGTAAGGTGCAGTTTTCTGACTCTTGTTTCTTCTGCTGACATTATTTAGCGaacaattttaaacaaaaacgTTCAAATAAGTAATGCAATCACAGAGTCTTGATCAAAAGTAAGTGTGATAAAACTTTGTGGTTTTGAATTCCAGCAGTTTCCCTGTGTAGAGGGAAAAGTTTTGGGTGTACCTCACCTACATACAGTATTCAGCaaactgaggggaaaaagtTGACTGTCACATTTTATCAATATATTTAACTTTGGAAACtaactttttgttttcaaacactGACAGTTCCCAAGGGCCCACCTTCAACCACAATTGAGGCATCATCCAATAGAGCAGAAGTCAGTGACAGTGTTCATGTGACCTGCACAGTCCTTGGGGAACCAGATGTAGATGTGAACTTCAGGTGGCAGTACCCAGGGCAAGAGGTAAGAGATGTATGCCCTGGCTGAAATGGTTTGTTCTTTGTGAAAACAATGCTTTGAATGCCAGTGTCTAGATTTGATGTAAAGTCCATTTCATATTCTGCTGTCTGCCTCTTGCTACCtcaggcagctggcaggaggaggcagcacaTCCCTTTTGAACTTCAGCCCACCTTTCCTTGAGAGTCTAGGAATAGCACAGGAATAAGGCTTGAGAGCTCTGCTCATGTGGGCAAAAATCAAGCCCAGCAAAGCTCACTCCTCCTTCAGATTTCTGTTCCAAGGACACTTGGCCTTTGGCAGCGTTTACAAAGAAAAGCCTCAGACAGGGTCAAAGCCAGCCTGCTTCAGGAAGCTATTCTAGAGCAAGCCCCAAAACCTCACTGAAGCCTCTGCATTTGATATCCCTTCCATCTCCATAGCTTGGGCACATgaatcagcacagcacagaatctTTAATTGCTGCCCACATCCAGAGATCTGCTTCTGCCCAGCCACATCTGAATGAATTGACTGGAAACATCCAGTGAATCTTgaactttgttcttttttcttgcaaaaaGGTATCTGACTGGCATAATTGGTTGGTCCCCTCTCTTCTGCCCACCAGTTACAGAAGGGTCAGGTACTGCTGTTTATCCTAAGCAGGCTAAGAGCAAAGGAAGAACTGCTGGAAGGTGAAACTCTTCGCCAGAAGACAGGGATGCTCTAGGACCTGAGAGTTTGCATTGTATTCCATTTGCCAGCCCTAGTGATGCTGAGTTGTTAAAGGACAATGCAGAGCTTGCTAATGAGGTACTTGTATCAGCACTGCCAGAAGTAATGGCTTAAAGTGAGAAAATTCAAATCTAAAGCCCCAGAAGTTTGCTGTAGCACTCTGCTGTCATGGGAAGTGTTTGCCTTTTCAGGGGAAAAAGGAGTGAGAGAGCACAAAAGAGATTGGAACTGCTGATGGAGGCAGTAGGTATTTAGAACCAGGTTTTTAGTCCTTGCTTAGATGTTAGTTCACCCTTTCCTTTCTACACCCCTTTCCCTCcacattcttcttctttttcttttttttttttttcctgcttgtcaTAAGTTTTCCTGCTGAGAGTGTTGAAGTCAGAGTTCACAAGCAGTTACTATCCTTCCCtgtctgccctgtgctggcttTTAATGAGGTCAGCCTTGAATTTGGTGAGGTGTTTTTTACTGACAGCATGAATTAGTTGAAAATCTGAAGAGTAGCTGCTGGAAGAATCAGGTAGAATTCCTGCTTCTGGTGTGCTTTTGAAGgtaggaagaaaacagaaaaacgTGAAGCTGGTGGAGTGAAAAGTGAAATGCTGGGGAAAACTGAAGTGCCTCCAAgtccagggagctgtggagcaaTAGTGTTTGAGTTAAATGGCTGATGTCTTCCTCTAATTTAGCTCTCAGCATTACTTTGATTGAGATGCATCAACAAATGACAGTGTCTCTATCCTTAAAGACAGTTCTGTAACTTTTAGAAGGATTTTCTGtcttgggagaggaggagaagaaatgccCCTGTTGATCATGTTGGCTTTGTTTGATAGGGATTtttagtttttggttttgtttttggttttttttttttctgtatgtggtttgggttttttagctTCCCTTGCTACCCTGTTTATTGGATAGTTAGGAACTGGCTATACAACCCCCAATTTTATGTCTTTTATAACTAACTGTAATTACTAAGAACCAAAAATTGAAGGTATTAAATTCTAAACTCACCCTAGCTTTCTAAAGCTTTGTATCATATTAGCGTCCAACCTTGATGTATAAAATAAAtagcctcagctccagcagtgccTTATCTTTGGGTTTCTACCCCAGCAAAATGAATAAGTAAATGTCAGACTAGAAGTACTGTATGCTTGTTGGAGGCTTACTAAAGAAGTATTCACATACTGCAAAGTAAAAAGGTAGTGatggagggagaagaaaccatCAGAGATGCTGGTTAGACACACCTTTTGTGCAAGAAAAAGGACTGACAAAGTTCTAAGATTCATTGGATGGATGTTTTCACTCACGGTTCCCCATGCAGGGAAATTAGTGATAGTTCCCTGCCACCGCACCCAGCACCTGGGCTGTCTCCAACTACTTGATgcctgagcagaagcagcattttaatCCCTGCTTCCTCCCAGGTACATTGCACTGGAGAGACTCTCATCTCATCTATAGTCACTAACCTCTCCTGTTCCCTGCCCCTTCACTCATttcttggatttatttttttttccccttgccactCCCTCACAGTTATATTTGCTCATTCAGCTCCTGTGAAAACACACTGATCCAGTCCCTCGTATGATTCCCTGAAACTGGCTTCAAAGCAGAAGGCAATTAGTTGGAAGAAAAACTGGGCTAGCAGGAGCCCAACCAGGCAAATAAGATCTGCCTTACATGGCTTTTACCTTCACTTTCAGTAGGGTCAGCTGCTCTAAGAACTGATTTAATCTTGAATTACATGTGTGGTAGTACTTGATTGCAGGTAGTACTTAAttcaggctgggagcaggaggcagTGCTCTGCTAGGCAGAGCTCTGCTAAGTGGCTTGATGCCTTCTAAAGGGTTAAGAATTTCTAGATGAGATCACCAGCGTCTCCAAAACAGTTCTTGTGAGCTGTAAGTAGCTGCCGCTTCCTAGGCATTCCCTGACTGCACTGTCACTCATCTGTAAGGTTCAAGGagagtggcagctgctgcttacTGGTAATTTTGCAAGTGTGAGATGGCTCCTTTTGCTGCCATTAGCTTGAGCCTTGTAGTGTTGTATTGGCCAATGGGTAATCCATCTGCTTCATGAAGCAGGAAGAGATGGCTTCCAAGCAGAAACCTCTCTTCACAGTTTTATCCAGGTTATTGGTATAACACAAGCCAACGTAATTTAAGCTGCTGATGAGCATGATGAACTTTGGGAGGAAAAAGACTGCCTTACTCTGTCTTTGGGCCAATTTCTCTTATCTCCAGAACTTTCCAAACTCCTGAGATGCCAGGGAAATGTGCTCTGATAAACAGTCCCCTAGAGAATTCTCATGGAagacggaaaaaaaaaaaaagaaaagcctgttACAACTCCAAAACCAGCAACTTCTAAACCCCTTCCTTCTAAGCTTCCTTGCTTGCACTTGAAGTTGCCCTTTGGAAAAGCATGCAAAGATTAATTTAGCAGCATTTGTGAATCGTTACTGTTACTTGTGTGCTATCTGGTACAGTGCTTCTGAAACCAGAGAATGAGTTAGTTTGCAACACAGTTTAAAGCCAGTTTCTGTGCTAAAGGAGAACTAGGTAAAGTTTGACCAACTAACTCATgccactgctgctttcctttgtgAGGCGTGCTGAAAGTCTGACAATAAGCTCAGACATCTATCCAAACATCACCCCCAAGGTACCTCACCTATTTGATCCAGTACTCAAATGCAACCTTAGTAAGTGACCCACAGCTGCAACTGAGTTTATTCATGTACTCCAGGCAGAGCTTTGGCAGCCCATTACTGATCTAAAGCACAGCACCTGCCCTTGTGGAAGAGGCATAGTATTATGCTTATTTAGCATTACTTCCTTGTAAGGTCAGTACTTAATGCAGGAATGTTGCTGCAACAGCCAGACACCTTCAGTTTCCTCACTTGAAGGATGATTCTTGGATATAGGCTCCTGAGCTCTTGCTTCAGGATTTGATAGGGTACTGTCACTGAATACACTTTGCAGAATCCTGTGGTTTCTTATGtgggtgggttgttttgttttttcttttaaacagtcTGAGAGGCCTGTGATTATCCAAAACTTCTGGAGACTGATCAACAGAGGAACTAGCCATACCACAAGAATTTCAAAGAGCGTTCTTCTTGTTGAGGATTTTGAAGCTGAAGATGCTGGAAACTACATTTGTACAGCTCAGAACCTACATGGAGAAACAGCAGTGGCTACTAAAGTTGAACTAAATTGATAGGAAAGGCTGCTGGACATAGAATGAACAGTATGGTATGTGACAGTATAgccatttatttcctttgttaatgtttaaaagattttttttttcctatcactgtctctttatatatatatatatatatcaatgCATTCCATATTTAGCATCCTGCCAGGCCACAACAGAGCTCCCTAAGCCCAGCAGTAGTCAGTGGTGAGTTAAAGTTTAAGCCTGAGCATGCATGGGGCTTATTATAGTTAGGGGTAGGTGCTCTTGGGCCTTCCTTTGATAAGGTCTTTTTCCTTAAACTCATAAGGTTGGGcctttttttgtgtatgtgagCATGGAGAGGATGTTAAATATCTTCCAAAATCCACCACTCTGGTGTATCTCTTCTGGTGCTGTGCAGTACTGTACatgttgaaaaaaagaaaagaaacaaaacccaacttgTTACAGAATTAGCCAGTAGCAAATGTttattttgcaagaaaaaaaaataaatttctgaaCACTATGAAAATGTAaatgtgtgagtgtgtgtgcacattTGTATGTGTTCATTTGATATATATAAAGACAAAATTCTCACTTCTGGGGAACATGAATACTAAATCTTTATCAGGGAGCTAGAGGGTATCTCCAGAGACGCTTAAGTGGTTAGGGTATGATGATTTTCCTATTGCTGCATTCTTACAACCTTTTAATATGTAGCTTGCTTAGCATTCACTCATCAGTGGATGGGTAGTGTTATTATATTTACTAAATTATGTAGCAGAGTTGTTTGCTAAAGGTAAAAACTTGCATTTATTTACATAGTGtcatttacaggaaaaaaaaaaaacccacaaatgtaCCAGCTTAAAGTTCAGTTATACAGGAGGATCTCCTTCTTGGTTAATAACAAGTTCAACTTGACTGTATTAATTTActtagaaggaaaggaaaagtgtGTTGATTTACACAGAATAAATAAGCCCTGGGTTTAGTTGCCAGTATCAGGGAGCAGACTTTCCACAGGACAGGTAAGAATTTGAGAACAATGTTGGTGGACCTTTTGGCAATGTTTTTTCCTCCCAGGCTGAAGCACAGAATCCATGTAAGCTAGAACTTCCAGTACAAATATGTTCAGAGGAGGTGCATGACAAAAAAGTCTTCATATAAGTCTTACTATTTACAAGGCATGTGGAAAAAACAACTAACCCTGAGCATACAAGGAAG
The DNA window shown above is from Indicator indicator isolate 239-I01 chromosome 8, UM_Iind_1.1, whole genome shotgun sequence and carries:
- the PDGFRL gene encoding platelet-derived growth factor receptor-like protein → MRLWVLLSLLLLQETLLHVTGQPAKSKRPKEPGESKIRLVNKKVKPKHPKMKERESVDSSLKSQSILTQVMDKGRFQKLAATLSLSAGQSLELRCKGNNVTWSYPSYLDTFKDSRLSIKQLDKYSQLILANSTAADTGEYSCWLQLCNAKKCRKDETKTGSTYIFFTDKEELFVPTPSYFEIVYLNPDKPAVIPCRVTTPSAKVTLHREFPAEEIETDGTDIIYDMKKGFVYQHPTFDHKGIVYCKAESQGAPQISIKYHLLYVEVPKGPPSTTIEASSNRAEVSDSVHVTCTVLGEPDVDVNFRWQYPGQESERPVIIQNFWRLINRGTSHTTRISKSVLLVEDFEAEDAGNYICTAQNLHGETAVATKVELN